A part of Citrifermentans bremense genomic DNA contains:
- a CDS encoding STAS domain-containing protein produces MGTQLLKITKKKDVTQVAINGAMTICQAAELKAGLLKAFETGKPVEILVAGVTEVDVTGLQLICSAHRSSLERGCTLKVSGTDSEGVARVAQKAGMLRHAGCSHDVTNSCIWKTEA; encoded by the coding sequence ATGGGTACCCAGTTGCTGAAGATCACCAAGAAGAAGGATGTGACCCAGGTGGCGATCAACGGGGCGATGACCATCTGCCAGGCCGCCGAGCTGAAGGCTGGGCTGTTGAAGGCCTTCGAGACGGGAAAGCCGGTGGAGATACTGGTTGCCGGGGTGACGGAGGTGGACGTGACGGGACTGCAGCTCATCTGCAGCGCGCACAGAAGCTCCCTGGAGCGCGGCTGCACGCTGAAGGTTTCCGGGACCGACTCCGAGGGGGTCGCCCGGGTGGCGCAAAAGGCCGGCATGTTGCGCCACGCCGGTTGCTCCCACGACGTCACCAACAGCTGCATCTGGAAAACGGAGGCCTGA
- a CDS encoding chemotaxis protein CheA, translated as MQDNFIQAFKDEARELLADLEDALLEMEENPTDLGIVGRVFRTMHTIKGSGAMFGFDDIAGFTHNVETVYDLVRNGELGVSKELVTLSLEARDRILAMLEAAECGAAVDQGLNDRVIEAFRALVPGGCAAGAPADAHPAAPAPEPEEQEAVTYRIRFRPAPSIFCSGVNPLSLIAELQELGPCTVVAHAAAIAPLESLEPEQCHLYWDIILTTTAGEDAINDVFIFVVDDCQLSIAVIDDGSRQDEYKKLGQILIERGDMTAQQMEELLGRQKRIGELAVEAGLVDPETVTSALLEQRHVKEVRQERQSQGAEGASSIRVAAEKLDVLVNLVGELVTVQARLSMVAQELKKHAELVSVAEEVERLTNDLRDNALDIRMLPIGATFSKFKRLVRDLSAELGKEIELTTEGAETELDKTVIEKLNDPLVHVIRNSIDHGIETPEAREAKGKARAGTIRLSAVHSGDSVLITIKDDGAGLNADAIRAKAVERKIISPSAELSEKEIWNLIFAPGFSTAAKVTSVSGRGVGMDVVKQAIEGLRGTIDVKSSQGEGTSIMLKIPLTLAIIESLLVQIGKDRFVLPLSMVDECILHSREEIEKSHGREYLMVREKLVPYVPLRRMFRIPGAPPEIQQVVICQLEGKRFGLLVDWVIGEHQTVIKSLGRMYQQVAGMSGATILGDGSVALILDVPTIMQLAEQAQ; from the coding sequence ATGCAGGATAATTTCATCCAGGCCTTCAAGGACGAGGCGAGGGAGCTTCTGGCTGACCTGGAGGATGCCCTTTTGGAGATGGAGGAGAACCCCACCGATCTCGGCATCGTCGGCCGCGTCTTCCGCACCATGCACACCATCAAGGGGTCGGGCGCCATGTTCGGCTTCGACGACATCGCGGGGTTCACCCACAACGTCGAGACCGTCTACGACCTGGTGCGAAACGGGGAGCTTGGCGTCAGCAAGGAACTGGTGACCCTGAGCCTGGAGGCGAGGGACCGCATCCTCGCCATGCTGGAGGCGGCCGAGTGCGGAGCTGCGGTGGACCAGGGGCTGAACGACCGGGTCATCGAGGCTTTCCGGGCGCTGGTCCCCGGCGGCTGCGCCGCAGGCGCCCCGGCGGACGCTCACCCCGCAGCACCGGCGCCGGAGCCGGAGGAACAGGAAGCGGTCACCTACCGGATCCGCTTCCGTCCCGCGCCGAGCATCTTCTGCTCCGGAGTGAACCCGCTCTCCCTGATCGCCGAGCTGCAGGAACTGGGGCCCTGCACCGTGGTGGCGCACGCAGCCGCCATAGCGCCCCTGGAAAGCCTGGAGCCCGAGCAGTGCCATCTCTACTGGGACATCATCCTCACCACAACCGCGGGGGAGGACGCCATCAACGACGTCTTCATCTTCGTCGTCGACGACTGCCAGCTCTCCATCGCCGTGATCGACGACGGCTCCAGGCAGGACGAATACAAGAAGCTGGGGCAGATCCTCATCGAGCGCGGGGACATGACGGCGCAGCAGATGGAGGAGCTTCTGGGGCGCCAGAAGAGGATCGGCGAGCTCGCCGTGGAGGCTGGGCTGGTCGATCCGGAGACGGTGACCTCGGCCCTTTTGGAACAGCGCCACGTAAAAGAGGTGCGCCAGGAGCGCCAGTCGCAGGGGGCGGAGGGGGCTTCGAGCATCAGGGTGGCGGCCGAGAAGCTGGACGTATTGGTCAACCTGGTGGGAGAGCTCGTTACCGTGCAGGCGCGGCTCAGCATGGTGGCCCAGGAGCTCAAGAAGCACGCCGAGCTGGTCTCGGTGGCCGAGGAGGTGGAGCGGCTCACCAACGACCTGAGGGACAACGCGCTCGACATCAGGATGCTCCCGATCGGCGCCACCTTCTCGAAGTTCAAGAGGCTGGTGCGCGACCTCTCCGCGGAACTGGGCAAGGAGATCGAGCTCACCACGGAAGGGGCGGAAACGGAGCTGGACAAGACCGTGATCGAGAAGCTCAACGACCCGCTGGTGCACGTGATACGCAACAGCATCGACCACGGCATTGAGACCCCCGAGGCAAGGGAGGCGAAGGGGAAAGCGCGGGCCGGCACCATCAGGCTCTCCGCGGTGCACTCAGGCGACAGCGTCCTCATCACCATCAAAGACGACGGCGCGGGGCTAAACGCCGACGCCATCAGGGCCAAGGCGGTGGAGCGCAAGATCATCTCCCCCTCGGCCGAACTCTCCGAGAAGGAGATCTGGAACCTTATCTTCGCCCCCGGCTTCTCCACCGCGGCCAAGGTCACCAGCGTCTCCGGGCGCGGCGTCGGCATGGACGTGGTGAAGCAGGCGATCGAGGGGCTGCGCGGCACCATCGACGTGAAGAGCTCGCAGGGGGAGGGGACCAGCATCATGCTGAAGATACCGCTCACCCTGGCCATCATCGAAAGCCTCCTGGTGCAGATCGGCAAGGACAGGTTCGTGCTGCCGCTCTCCATGGTGGACGAATGCATCCTGCATTCCCGGGAGGAGATCGAGAAGAGCCACGGGCGCGAGTACCTGATGGTGCGCGAAAAGCTGGTCCCCTACGTCCCGCTGAGAAGGATGTTCCGCATCCCCGGCGCCCCCCCCGAGATCCAGCAGGTGGTGATCTGCCAGCTGGAGGGGAAGCGCTTCGGCCTTCTGGTCGACTGGGTCATCGGGGAGCACCAGACGGTTATCAAGTCGCTGGGGCGGATGTACCAGCAGGTGGCGGGGATGTCGGGCGCGACCATCCTGGGCGACGGGTCGGTGGCGCTCATCCTGGACGTGCCGACCATCATGCAGTTGGCGGAGCAGGCCCAATGA
- a CDS encoding PocR ligand-binding domain-containing protein yields MRRLTLLLAAFCLLLTASASLGGDAHARRIRVGAFNFYPGIFQQDGKVQGIFVDLINEVARREGWEVQYLYGDWAEGISRLKKGEVDLLTAVAWTPDRAEFLDYAKTPLLTVWGELYVRRQSQLNNIKEVQGKTVAVMKADFNGASFRNMIDKFGIKCSFVEYGNFEQIFAAVSSGKVDAGVVNSTFGTAKHHQYDLASSGIIFNPFDIYLAAGKGENPKFLEVLDRYLAAWRAAEGSPYHQALRRWSYGNASAVPVTPRWLIPTLIGCALIWGVATAFIVLLRRQVNRKTREMARQAGERLKIEETLFFINECGAREREERLLTGISQYLCACLDVDYAYAGELLGEQGRIRTRGLRCRDAECEELEYDLMGAPCQDVVGKAFCIHPSGVRDLFPLHQMLQEKEAEGFAGVPLRDSQGKAIGVLAILSRRPLQNLPLIETVLQIASVRVAQELEAMSHLEGLNLKDFTIENINDAVYWVTPQGSIWYANRAASAMLGYSRDEFIRMQIAELNPSYPAEVWTGYWQELKQKGSVQQETAHRAKDGRLVPVEVTANYCIYNGTEFNCATVRDITERKRLELALEHRLAVLTEPMVNLARITMEDLFDLEELQAIQNSFAEAHGVASIITDAKGRPITRPSNFSELCGEVIRGTELGLANCMRSDAALGSMGHSGSCLQPCLSGGLWDGGAAIHVGGYHVGNWLVGQVLDDEADLGQMSRYADEIGADPVRYRDALSKAHRMSREQFQKVCRSLFQIAGQLSRMAIQNVQQAQHIADRARTEELLQEYRKVIECSRDQICVMDRDYRYRMANRAFLEYRGVTLDEVVGRTAEEVLGAELFASVKPQVDECLAGNAVSFEIQTESAEHRVRSLAVTYTPIEDKSGSIRVACVISDQTEKKHLGEQLRQSQKMEAIGQLSGGIAHDFNNILTVIVGYGNLLELDGTLTQHQKEQVEQIVAASERGAQLTRGLLTFSRRQIMNPSALDLNTQVNQIQKFLLRIIGEDITLSFHPHPGTLKVLADASQLEQILMNLATNARDAMPNGGSLSIETGVQEIDEPHVRSQGGGSPGRYACIMVSDTGEGMDQETRERIFEPFFSTKVVGKGTGLGMSIVYGIVKQHKGFINVYSEPGEGTVFKIYLPLIEGEAERQGCSSTSEAPKTGSETILLAEDDPGVRRLVESLLEKYGYRVILAVDGSDCVQKYMAHRDEISLILMDVIMPGKNGREAFEEIRAMDPKARVLYSSGYTADFMKNRGVFEESVDLVMKPVQPMTLLNKVREVLDREARG; encoded by the coding sequence TTGAGGCGTCTTACTCTTTTACTCGCTGCATTTTGCCTGCTGCTGACCGCCTCCGCGTCTTTAGGCGGGGACGCCCACGCGCGCAGGATCAGGGTCGGCGCGTTCAATTTCTACCCCGGCATCTTCCAGCAGGACGGCAAGGTCCAGGGGATCTTCGTGGACCTGATCAACGAGGTGGCCCGGCGCGAGGGGTGGGAGGTCCAGTACCTCTACGGCGACTGGGCCGAGGGGATCTCACGCCTCAAGAAGGGGGAGGTAGATCTCCTCACCGCCGTCGCCTGGACCCCGGACCGCGCCGAATTCCTCGACTACGCGAAGACCCCTCTTCTGACGGTGTGGGGCGAGTTGTACGTCCGCCGCCAGTCGCAGCTCAACAACATCAAAGAGGTCCAGGGGAAGACGGTCGCGGTGATGAAGGCGGACTTCAACGGCGCCAGCTTCCGCAACATGATCGATAAGTTCGGCATCAAATGCAGCTTCGTCGAGTACGGCAACTTCGAGCAGATCTTCGCCGCGGTCTCCTCGGGCAAGGTTGACGCCGGAGTGGTCAACAGCACCTTCGGCACCGCGAAGCACCACCAGTACGACCTCGCTTCCTCAGGGATCATCTTCAACCCCTTCGACATCTACCTCGCCGCGGGCAAGGGCGAAAATCCCAAGTTCCTCGAAGTCCTGGACCGCTACCTGGCCGCCTGGCGCGCCGCCGAGGGCTCCCCCTACCATCAGGCGCTCAGGCGCTGGTCCTACGGCAACGCGTCGGCGGTCCCGGTCACCCCCCGCTGGCTTATCCCCACCTTGATCGGGTGCGCCCTGATCTGGGGGGTGGCGACCGCCTTCATCGTTCTTTTGCGCCGACAGGTGAACCGCAAGACCCGGGAGATGGCGCGGCAGGCGGGGGAGCGCCTGAAGATCGAGGAGACCCTCTTCTTCATCAACGAGTGCGGCGCACGCGAGCGCGAGGAACGGCTCCTGACCGGCATCAGCCAGTACCTCTGCGCCTGCCTGGACGTCGACTACGCCTATGCGGGAGAGCTTTTGGGCGAACAGGGACGGATCAGGACCCGAGGCTTGCGCTGCCGCGACGCCGAGTGCGAGGAGCTCGAATACGACCTGATGGGCGCGCCGTGCCAGGACGTGGTGGGCAAAGCGTTCTGCATCCACCCCAGCGGAGTGAGGGATCTGTTCCCGCTGCACCAGATGCTGCAGGAAAAGGAGGCGGAGGGGTTCGCGGGGGTGCCGCTCAGGGACAGCCAGGGAAAGGCTATCGGGGTCCTCGCCATCCTGAGCCGTCGGCCGCTGCAAAACCTCCCCCTCATCGAGACCGTGCTCCAGATCGCCAGCGTCCGGGTGGCGCAGGAGCTCGAGGCGATGAGCCACCTGGAAGGCCTGAACCTCAAGGACTTCACCATTGAGAACATCAACGACGCAGTCTACTGGGTGACGCCGCAGGGAAGCATCTGGTACGCCAACCGCGCCGCCTCCGCCATGCTGGGCTACAGCAGGGACGAGTTCATCCGCATGCAGATCGCGGAGCTGAACCCCTCCTACCCGGCGGAGGTCTGGACCGGGTACTGGCAGGAGCTGAAACAAAAGGGGAGTGTGCAGCAGGAGACGGCGCACCGGGCAAAGGACGGGCGGCTGGTCCCGGTTGAGGTCACAGCCAACTACTGCATCTACAACGGGACCGAGTTCAACTGTGCTACGGTGAGGGACATAACCGAACGCAAGCGCCTGGAGCTTGCGCTGGAGCACAGGCTGGCCGTTCTGACCGAGCCGATGGTGAACCTGGCGCGGATAACCATGGAAGACCTCTTCGACCTGGAAGAGCTGCAGGCAATCCAGAACAGCTTCGCCGAAGCCCACGGCGTGGCCTCCATCATCACCGACGCCAAGGGGCGCCCCATCACCCGTCCCAGCAACTTCAGCGAACTCTGCGGCGAGGTGATTCGCGGCACCGAGCTGGGGCTTGCCAACTGCATGCGCTCCGATGCCGCTTTGGGCTCGATGGGGCACTCCGGCTCCTGCCTGCAGCCCTGCCTGAGCGGCGGGCTGTGGGATGGCGGCGCGGCGATCCACGTAGGGGGGTACCACGTCGGGAACTGGCTGGTGGGGCAGGTGCTGGACGATGAAGCCGATCTCGGGCAGATGTCCCGGTACGCCGACGAGATAGGGGCCGACCCCGTGCGCTACCGGGACGCGCTCTCAAAGGCCCACAGGATGTCCAGGGAGCAGTTCCAGAAGGTGTGCCGATCGCTGTTCCAGATCGCCGGGCAGCTCTCCAGGATGGCGATCCAGAACGTGCAGCAGGCCCAGCACATCGCGGACCGCGCCCGCACCGAGGAACTGCTTCAGGAATACCGCAAGGTGATCGAGTGCTCCCGGGACCAGATCTGCGTCATGGACCGCGACTACCGCTACCGGATGGCCAACCGTGCCTTTTTGGAGTACCGGGGGGTGACCCTGGACGAGGTGGTGGGACGGACCGCGGAGGAGGTGCTCGGCGCAGAGCTTTTCGCCTCGGTCAAGCCGCAGGTGGACGAGTGCCTGGCTGGAAATGCGGTCAGCTTCGAGATCCAGACCGAGTCGGCGGAGCACAGGGTGCGCTCGTTGGCTGTGACCTACACCCCCATCGAGGACAAAAGCGGCAGCATACGCGTGGCCTGCGTCATCAGCGACCAGACCGAGAAGAAACATCTGGGGGAGCAGCTGAGGCAGTCGCAGAAGATGGAGGCGATAGGCCAGCTCTCAGGCGGCATCGCCCACGACTTCAACAACATCCTGACCGTCATCGTCGGCTACGGAAACCTCCTGGAGCTGGACGGGACCCTGACCCAGCACCAGAAGGAGCAGGTGGAACAGATCGTGGCGGCGTCGGAGAGGGGGGCGCAGCTGACGCGAGGGCTTCTAACCTTCAGCCGTAGGCAGATCATGAACCCCTCCGCGCTCGACCTGAACACGCAAGTGAACCAGATCCAGAAGTTCCTGCTGCGCATCATCGGCGAGGACATCACGCTTAGCTTTCATCCGCATCCCGGCACCCTGAAGGTCCTGGCCGACGCGAGCCAGCTGGAGCAGATCCTGATGAACCTCGCCACCAACGCCCGCGACGCCATGCCCAACGGTGGCAGCCTTTCCATCGAGACGGGGGTGCAGGAGATCGACGAGCCACATGTGCGCTCCCAGGGGGGCGGCAGCCCAGGGCGCTACGCCTGCATCATGGTTTCCGACACGGGCGAGGGGATGGACCAGGAAACCCGGGAGCGGATCTTCGAGCCCTTCTTCTCCACCAAGGTCGTGGGGAAGGGGACCGGACTCGGGATGTCGATCGTCTACGGCATCGTCAAGCAGCACAAGGGGTTCATCAACGTCTACAGCGAGCCGGGAGAGGGGACGGTCTTCAAGATCTACCTGCCGCTGATAGAAGGGGAAGCGGAGAGGCAGGGGTGCTCTTCCACGAGCGAAGCGCCGAAGACGGGGTCCGAGACCATCCTGCTGGCGGAGGACGACCCGGGGGTGAGAAGGCTCGTGGAATCGCTGCTGGAGAAGTACGGCTACCGGGTGATCCTCGCCGTCGACGGCAGCGACTGCGTCCAGAAATATATGGCCCACCGGGACGAGATCTCGCTGATACTTATGGACGTGATCATGCCGGGTAAGAACGGACGCGAGGCGTTCGAGGAGATCCGGGCGATGGATCCGAAGGCGAGGGTGCTCTACTCGAGCGGCTACACCGCTGACTTCATGAAGAACCGCGGCGTGTTCGAGGAATCGGTGGACCTGGTCATGAAGCCGGTCCAGCCGATGACGCTGCTGAACAAGGTGAGGGAGGTGCTGGACCGAGAGGCAAGAGGTTAA
- a CDS encoding Tim44 domain-containing protein — protein MKRHLARAFTLAAAVLFLSVTVLEMSAEARIGGGRSMGSRGTRSYSRQAAPSYGQPMGSTYRQQVPPTAGPMQQQGGSFLRSMAGGIAGGLLGGMLFRGMAGAGGFGGMGGGIGIFDILLLAGIGYLIYRMVMKRRNQQAAVQGAGSYSYGGYEPQGATISAPYRVEPAQNDVATGLSHLRQMDPGFDEGRFNDLVMDNFFKIQSGWMNRDLAALSPLVTEEMKGVFRDDIDRLLRDRQINRLENIAVRKVEITEVWQEAGQDYVTALIYANLLDYTTDEQGQVVAGSKTEPVKFEELWTFTRPVGNNPWRLSAINQV, from the coding sequence ATGAAACGACATCTGGCCAGAGCATTCACCCTAGCAGCAGCCGTACTGTTTTTGAGCGTCACCGTGCTGGAGATGAGCGCCGAAGCAAGGATCGGCGGCGGCCGCTCCATGGGTAGCCGCGGCACGCGCAGCTATTCAAGGCAGGCAGCCCCCTCTTACGGGCAGCCGATGGGAAGCACCTACCGGCAGCAGGTCCCCCCGACCGCGGGCCCGATGCAGCAGCAGGGTGGCTCCTTCCTGCGTTCCATGGCGGGAGGTATCGCAGGCGGTCTTCTGGGCGGCATGCTCTTTCGCGGCATGGCAGGCGCAGGCGGTTTCGGCGGCATGGGAGGCGGCATCGGCATCTTCGACATCCTGCTCCTTGCCGGTATCGGCTACCTCATCTACCGCATGGTAATGAAGCGCAGAAACCAGCAAGCCGCGGTCCAGGGAGCCGGCAGTTATTCCTATGGCGGCTATGAACCGCAGGGCGCCACCATTTCCGCTCCCTACCGGGTCGAGCCTGCCCAGAACGACGTCGCCACCGGTCTCTCCCATCTGCGCCAGATGGACCCCGGCTTCGACGAGGGGCGCTTCAACGACCTGGTCATGGACAACTTCTTCAAAATCCAGAGTGGATGGATGAACCGCGACCTCGCCGCCCTCTCCCCGCTGGTAACAGAAGAGATGAAGGGGGTCTTCCGCGACGACATCGACAGGCTTTTGCGCGACAGGCAGATCAACAGGCTGGAGAACATCGCGGTGAGGAAGGTAGAAATCACTGAAGTCTGGCAGGAGGCGGGGCAGGATTACGTCACCGCCCTCATCTACGCGAACCTCCTCGACTACACCACTGACGAGCAGGGGCAGGTCGTGGCAGGAAGCAAGACGGAGCCGGTCAAGTTCGAGGAACTCTGGACCTTCACCAGGCCGGTCGGCAACAACCCCTGGCGCCTGTCGGCGATCAACCAGGTGTAA
- a CDS encoding ribbon-helix-helix protein, CopG family — translation MHKESLKYAETTGRKSQSAKRNPPRKKVNQVLKNVVSLRVSDQEKDLLERLTASTSLNVSDLVREALGFWLAKRQGQRAAKSFRHSLQTNS, via the coding sequence ATGCACAAGGAATCGCTTAAATACGCTGAAACGACCGGAAGAAAATCGCAAAGCGCCAAGAGGAATCCGCCGCGCAAGAAGGTTAACCAGGTACTGAAAAACGTGGTGTCGCTACGGGTAAGCGACCAGGAGAAGGACCTTCTGGAGCGGCTCACCGCGTCCACTTCGCTGAACGTGTCCGACCTGGTGCGCGAGGCTCTGGGCTTCTGGCTCGCCAAGCGCCAGGGGCAGCGCGCGGCCAAGAGCTTCAGGCATTCGCTGCAGACCAATTCCTAA
- a CDS encoding DUF4242 domain-containing protein, with translation MPKYVIERELPGAGSLAPDTLQAISQKSCSVLSSLGPEIQWLHSYVTDDKIYCIYLAPSKELILEHARQGGFPANSVAEVRTVIDPTTAE, from the coding sequence ATGCCCAAGTACGTAATCGAGCGCGAACTCCCCGGCGCAGGGAGCCTCGCCCCGGACACCCTGCAGGCGATTTCGCAGAAGTCCTGTTCTGTTCTGAGCAGCCTCGGGCCTGAGATACAGTGGCTCCACAGCTACGTGACCGACGACAAGATCTACTGCATCTACCTGGCGCCCAGCAAGGAACTGATCCTGGAGCACGCCCGGCAGGGAGGCTTTCCCGCCAACAGCGTGGCAGAGGTCCGCACCGTGATCGACCCGACTACGGCGGAATGA
- a CDS encoding class I SAM-dependent methyltransferase: MIKPATSIIRYTRFFRLIRANRVLDYGTGSLRNALYLTEQGFTVYAADVPEQVKVLRAHPKAMALERLLDVSELVQSDLGVDLVLSTYVFNIIETRAQRKQYLENVVANLREEGYFLIEVNSRPDDLRCGSTLQHYMDCDDKARSYTHDDLDRFLLPYNFERICHYYSTHALAAVYRLTGRKF, from the coding sequence ATGATCAAGCCTGCGACCAGCATCATCCGCTACACCAGGTTTTTCCGGCTGATACGGGCGAACCGGGTGCTCGACTACGGCACCGGATCACTAAGAAACGCTCTCTACCTGACCGAACAGGGGTTCACGGTCTATGCTGCCGATGTTCCCGAGCAGGTGAAGGTTCTCAGGGCGCATCCAAAGGCCATGGCCCTGGAGCGATTGCTGGACGTTTCTGAACTGGTCCAAAGCGACCTGGGCGTGGACCTTGTTCTTTCGACCTATGTCTTCAACATCATAGAAACCCGGGCGCAAAGGAAGCAGTACCTTGAGAACGTGGTGGCGAACCTGCGAGAGGAAGGATATTTCCTCATAGAGGTCAACAGCAGGCCGGATGACCTGAGGTGCGGCTCAACCTTGCAGCATTACATGGACTGTGACGACAAAGCCCGAAGTTACACACATGATGATCTCGACCGGTTCTTGCTCCCTTACAACTTCGAGCGCATCTGTCATTACTACAGCACGCACGCATTAGCAGCAGTTTATCGGTTGACAGGGAGGAAATTTTAA
- a CDS encoding response regulator yields the protein MALKDVRILIVDDEIFFRKVLRDLLEKIGFTVVGEAGDGEEAVERFKALRPHIVIMDIYMPDKNGIDATREMVAYDKNARVLVASASDFDSDTQAALDAGAKAILMKPFVPKEVYETIRKILTGK from the coding sequence ATGGCTTTGAAAGATGTAAGGATTTTGATCGTCGATGACGAGATATTCTTTCGGAAGGTTTTGCGAGACCTGCTCGAGAAGATCGGATTCACGGTCGTAGGCGAGGCGGGTGACGGTGAAGAGGCGGTAGAGAGGTTCAAGGCACTGCGCCCTCACATCGTCATCATGGACATCTACATGCCGGACAAGAACGGGATCGATGCGACCAGGGAAATGGTGGCATACGACAAGAACGCGCGGGTGCTGGTCGCCAGCGCCTCCGACTTCGACAGCGACACCCAGGCAGCGCTCGATGCCGGTGCCAAGGCCATTCTCATGAAGCCGTTCGTTCCCAAGGAAGTCTACGAGACGATAAGGAAGATCCTGACCGGCAAGTAG
- a CDS encoding YidB family protein, whose amino-acid sequence MGIFDDVVGKILGSKTGAESSGLLDGVMDMLSDKEGGGLSGLVQSFQQKGLGDTISSWIGTGQNWSITPEQIEEGLGSERIQNLAAKVGMSTEEVTAKLSELLPTMIDKITPDGLVPEGGLLDKGLEFLKSKLS is encoded by the coding sequence ATGGGAATATTTGACGACGTCGTAGGCAAGATCCTTGGAAGCAAAACCGGCGCAGAGAGTTCGGGGCTCCTAGATGGTGTCATGGATATGCTCTCAGATAAAGAAGGAGGTGGATTGAGCGGACTTGTTCAGTCGTTCCAGCAGAAGGGACTCGGAGACACCATCTCCTCATGGATCGGGACCGGGCAGAATTGGTCAATTACTCCCGAGCAGATTGAAGAAGGGTTAGGGAGTGAAAGAATCCAAAATCTGGCAGCAAAGGTAGGTATGTCTACTGAAGAAGTGACAGCCAAGCTTTCAGAACTATTGCCCACCATGATAGACAAAATCACGCCTGACGGCCTCGTGCCCGAAGGGGGACTTCTGGATAAGGGGCTGGAATTTCTTAAGAGCAAGCTATCGTAA
- a CDS encoding ComEA family DNA-binding protein, whose translation MRRFLLNGLLSAVTVLLAVGISLTGALAGEAVKTMDKAKSMDKAKTTAKSVTKPAVPGTKVDINSASQAELEKLPGVGAVTAKKIIAGRPYASAADLSKAGLSAKAIEKIQPFVAVGAASVAVPTAAPKVSVPKASLPAVPAAAKAAKQVQPPAGSGMVWVNTDSKIYHKSGSTWYGKTKQGSYMTEAEAIKAGYRESKQGGK comes from the coding sequence ATGAGGCGTTTTCTGCTGAATGGGTTGCTGTCCGCAGTTACTGTGCTTCTTGCCGTTGGGATTTCACTGACTGGCGCCCTTGCTGGCGAAGCCGTCAAGACCATGGATAAGGCTAAATCCATGGATAAGGCAAAGACTACGGCAAAGAGCGTGACGAAACCGGCGGTTCCTGGAACCAAGGTTGATATCAACAGCGCTTCGCAGGCGGAGTTGGAGAAACTGCCAGGTGTCGGTGCAGTAACGGCTAAAAAAATCATAGCTGGCAGGCCCTATGCCTCGGCTGCCGACCTCTCCAAAGCTGGACTGTCGGCCAAGGCCATCGAAAAGATACAGCCCTTTGTAGCGGTTGGCGCGGCGTCTGTGGCGGTACCGACAGCAGCACCCAAGGTCTCGGTTCCCAAGGCGTCCTTGCCTGCTGTACCGGCCGCTGCAAAAGCCGCCAAGCAGGTCCAGCCTCCTGCGGGCAGCGGCATGGTATGGGTTAATACTGATTCGAAAATCTATCACAAGTCCGGCAGCACATGGTACGGCAAAACTAAACAGGGTTCGTACATGACGGAGGCAGAGGCAATCAAGGCAGGTTACAGAGAGTCCAAGCAGGGGGGGAAGTAG